TCCTCCAGCAACAATAGCAATTTCCCCGAGGCTGCTTGAACCAAACAAACAACGGGGTAAGTTCATTGGAGGGCATCTGGACCAGTCATGGGTAAGCAAGCTATACATCCAAACAGCAAATCCTAACAACTCACGCCCAAAAACAAGTAGCTGAGTTCCTACTGCAAGAGACTCCTTATCGGCATAAGTGAAGCATTCGTCGCAAGGCATCCTGGGTAATCGCATCCATCTCTGCCTTGCAGGATCAAAAGCTTCCCAAGGCATcaaaatacaagctaaataaatCCAGTGTTCAGTAACACCAAGATGCCGCCTCACTTTATATAAACACCCACTTTCAATCAGTGCTTTGAATTTCTTATTCAGACAAGCAAAATTGGGGTAATCCGATCTGCAACTCCATGCCAAAATATCTATTGCAGCGTCATCATAAAGACCAGGCAAGAGACTGTCTTCGGATGCTTGCCCATCACGATTCTCTCCCGTatccataggttcataatcagaATTCAAACTCTCTCTTTCCAACAAACCAATTCCAACATTTTCCGAATGGTTATTATTTCTCTCTGAGAGAATATAAGCCAGTAAATGCAAATTCTTCTGGAAAAGTCCCAAGTCTTGCTCTACGTTCACGGGAGACTGCAAAATGACGCAATTTTGCAAACCAACCATAACAGATGAATCACAATCTGCCCTTTCCACCTTCACCTTTGGTTCCTTGATAACATCTCTAAAAaccattcttctttttcttttctttttttgaaaagagagagagagagagagaactggGTTGGTTTTCCTTCTGCAACACCAATCAATTAAagcagataaaaaagaaaaaaaacaataaactgtCAAAACaagttgttaattaattaacataaattgcAACTAAGTAATAACATCAACTTCATGTGGCAACAGATTGGACATGGACAAAAAGAAACATCAAATCTAACATGCGATAAATCGAGATGCAAGGACAAGAAGAACCCAGAAAGGATACAGATCCAATCATGCAATGAAGTCAAAGGCATCAATCCTTaaccaaaatataaattcaCCATCGAATCAAACCAGtacaaatttcatttcaataaagaaaaaaaaggaagtctCTTTGCTTGTGGGTCTCACCTTGAATGGCTGAATTCTCTCTCTCACGCAGAGATAAAACTGGAGCCGATCAGATCAGTTTAAAGAAGCAGTAGTTTCTCTCTCCCTGAAAAGCTCAAATCTtcagattttctttttcctctttaaaGTAAAGCAGCTATATCTTTCTCTATCTTCTATTCATccatggttttggttttggttctggttttggtttttgtttatgatggtaaaacatgaaaaagattagTATTGTTCTTTaatgtttctctctctagagagggagagggagaggctTGAGGAATTCTGATGGTGGAATCGATCCATCcattgatgttattaattaattagtttttcattaataaaaataataaaaagcagaGCAAAGCAAAGGTTGTTGTTGCGttgttggttttttgttttaatttttaacgttttgtttttcatgtttcacTGCCTTTGTAACTTGCTCTCCTcagtttctttctctctttctctctctcttttcatctTTGACCGAAGAGGCGAGGAGGGAGGGAAGGAAGGAAGCATGCGTCGAGGGAGAGTGCTTCTTCTCATCTTCCCTCTTATTTTGCTTCCTTCGTCGTAGTGATGTGCACGTGCTCCTTCTCATCTGCCCTTTCtttctataaataatatatataatgaaagttTGATGTTGGAAAGTGAtcgtagttgttttttaaaatattttttatttaaaagaatattttttttatttttaaaaaattatttttaatattattgtatcaaaatgattcaaaaataccaagaaaatattaatttaaaataaataaaaaaaatttaaattttttaaaaatgattttgaaacgtaaaaacaaacagggtCTCAATACATTATTCCGCCTTAATATattattccttcttctttttctattacTAAAATTGCATTTATCATTACTTATGAAAAGTAGTTTTACATAACATTTAAAATTGTTTctatctaaatatatttatcttttttttagttatattttaagtttaatttcaataatttataaaaatcatatcagaaaaaacataaattttccttatttttcatATTCGTAGTAGAGGATTGAA
This genomic interval from Populus nigra chromosome 11, ddPopNigr1.1, whole genome shotgun sequence contains the following:
- the LOC133668447 gene encoding F-box/kelch-repeat protein At5g60570-like, encoding MVFRDVIKEPKVKVERADCDSSVMVGLQNCVILQSPVNVEQDLGLFQKNLHLLAYILSERNNNHSENVGIGLLERESLNSDYEPMDTGENRDGQASEDSLLPGLYDDAAIDILAWSCRSDYPNFACLNKKFKALIESGCLYKVRRHLGVTEHWIYLACILMPWEAFDPARQRWMRLPRMPCDECFTYADKESLAVGTQLLVFGRELLGFAVWMYSLLTHDWSRCPPMNLPRCLFGSSSLGEIAIVAGGSDKNGCIMRSAELYNSELGTWVTLPDMNLPRKLCSGFFMDGKFYVIGGMSSQTDCLSCGEEYNIETRTWRRIENMYPLPSAGHPAMRSPPLVAVVNNQLYSADQATNEVKSYNKTNNSWSVVKRLPVRADSSNGWGLAFKACGTCLLVIGGHRGPQGEVIVLHTWDPQDRSTDRPEWNVLAVKERAGAFVANCAVMGC